The genomic region CGTCCGCGCGGCCAGCGGCGAGAACAGCGCGGCCGACGCCCAATGGCTCCCGCGCCTGGCGCGAAAAATCGAGGTGGCCAAGCGCCTGTTTCCGGCCTACGCCCCGCACCCACTATACGGCCTGGGCACGCCCACCGACCCGGACGCGGGCAACCGGGACATCGGCCTGCACGCCCTGCTGGCGGCGGCGCTCGGCCTGTGCCCCGGCCCGGACACGGAGCTGCGGCTGCTCAACGCCCAGCTCAAACTGAACGACACCCTCTGTTCCGAGCTTCCGGCCCTGGCCGCCCGCCCGGAAAACGCCGCCCTGGCCCTGCTCTCCCTGCGCGCCGAGGTCTGGCGCGTCAACGCCCTCTCGCCGGAGGACGCCCCATGGCGCTGAACGGGGTCATTTTCCTCGCGGCGGACACCGCCCGCTCCCGCGCGTACGCGCAGGCCATGGAGCAGGCCGGGCTGCTGCCCGCCCACGCCCTGCTCCTGCGCGCCCCGGCTGATGCTCCGGCGGCCATGGCCGGGAGCGCTGCCGCCCCCCTGCCCCCGGCCAAGGCCTGCGGCCTGCGCTTCGACCCGGCCGAGCCCGTGGCCCAGACCCTGGCCCGCGCGGGCGTAAGCGCCACCCCCGTGGCGTCCCTGGACATGAACGGCCCGGAGGTGGCCGCCGCCCTGCGCGCCCGGCCCGAATCCCTGGCCATCTTCTCCGGCCCCGGCGGGGCCATCCTGCGCGACGGAGTGCTGGGCCTGGGCAAAAGCTTTCTGCACGTGCACGGCGGCTGGCTGCCGGACTACAAGGGCAGCACCACCAACTATTACAGCCTGCTGGAGCGCGACGAGTGCGGGGCCTCGGCCATCCTCATGACCGGGGACATCGACTGCGGCCCCATCCTGGCGCGCAGGCGCTTTTCCCGCCCGGCAGACCCCAGCGGCCTGGACTACGTGCTGGACCCGCTCTTCCGCGCCCGCGTGCTGCTGGACGCCCTGGAACGCATCGCGCAGGCGGGCGGCCCCGGCGTGGACCACCGCGAGGCGGACAACACGGGCGGCCGCACCTTCTATGTGATGCACCCGGTGCTGCGCCACCTGGCCATTCTTGGCGGAGGGCTCAAGCCATGCGCGTAACCCGCCGCCAGGAGCACGTGGACGCCTACTGGGCCAGGCGCTGGGCCGCAATCCCGGCGGACGAGGCTGCGGCCAATCCCGAGGCCTACCCCCTGCGCCACGCCCTGGAGGCCATGCAGGGCGTCAGCGGCCCCGTGCTGGAGGCCGGGTGCGGCAGCGGGCGCATCCTGCGGCGTTTCCACGACCAGGGCGCGCGCATCGTCGGCATGGACTACGTGGCTCCGGGCCTGGCGAAACTTGCCCAAGCCGACGGCTCGCTCACGCTCGTGCAGGCCGACATGCGCCGCCTGCCCTTCGCCGACGGTGCATTCCAGTGCGTGCTGGCCTTTGGCCTGTATCACGGCATCGAGCACGGCATGGACCAGGCCCTGGCCGAGACCCTGCGCGTGCTGGCCCCTGGCGGCGCGCTCTGCGCCTCCTTCCGCACGGACAACCTGCAAAACCGGCTCATCGACTGGCACGCGGCCCAAAAGGCCAAAGGCCCCAAGCCGGACGGCCCCGGCCAGTTCCACAAGCTGAACCTCACCCGGCGCGAGTACGAGTCCCTGCTGACCCGCGCCGGGTTCACGGTGGAGCGCACCTGGGCCGCGCAGAACTACCCCTTCCTCTACAAGTTCCCCCTGTTCCGCGCGGCGGAGCAGGCCAGCTTCGACGAAAGCCGTGGCCGACGCGACGGCTACCGCCTGAACCTGGCCGGACGCGCGCTGCAGGGCGCGCTCTACGCTCTGGCCCCGTACCAGATGTGCAACGTCACCGTGTGCCTGGCCCGCAAGCCCGGCAGGGAGGCCGCGTGAAGCTCGTCGCCGTTTCGCAGCGCCGCGTTTCCGGACGCGAGGAGCGCGACTGCCTGGACCGGGCCTGGCCGGAATTCCTGGCCGCCTGCGGCCTTGTGTGTGCGCCCGCGCCAGGCGCCCCGCGCCTGCTGGACGCCTGGCTTGAGCGCCTGCGGCCCCAGGCCGTGCTGCTCACGGGGGGCAACGCCGCGCCCGGCACCGGGCAGGACGACGTCTGCCCGGAGCGCGACGCCGTGGAGCGCGCGCTCATCCTTTGGGCTGGGGAAAACCGCCTGCCGCTGCTGGGCGTATGCCGGGGCGCGCAGATGCTGAACCACTTTCACGGCGGCGCGCTCCGGCCTCTGCCGGGCCACGTGGCCACGCGCCACGGCCTCGCTTCGGGCGAAGGCGCGCCTGCGCTCCCCGCGGACGCCAATTCCTACCACCATTACGGCCTGCTGCCCGACGACCTGGGCGCTGGCCTGCGCGCCCTGGCCCTGGCTCCGGACGGCTCGGTGGAGCTCTTCGCCCACGCGGCCCTGCCCCAGGCCGGGATGCTTTGGCACCCGGAGCGTCAGGCCCCCTTCCGGCAGGAGGACATGGCCCTCGTGCGCGCCTTTCTGGAGGTTACCCCATGACCCACGTGACGCGCGCCGTGCTGCTTGCGGCAGGCCAGGGCCTGCGCCTGCGGCCCCATACCGGGACCAATCCCAAATGCCTGCTGGAGGCCGCGCCCGGCCTGCCCCTGCTGGACGTGCAGCGCGCCGTGCTGAACGCCGAGGGCGTGACCGACCATGTGCTGGTGGCGGGCTGGCTGGCGGAGAAGCTGGAAGGGCGGGGTCTGACCCTTGTGACCAATCCGCGCTACGCCGAGACCAACATGGTCTGGACCCTGCTGCAGGCCCGCGAGCTGATGTCCGGCGGGGCGGTGGTGGGCTACGGCGACATCGCCTACCCGCGCGAGGCCCTGCGCGCCGTGCTGGACGCGCCCGGACACCTGGCCGTGGCCGTGGACCTGGACTGGGAGCCGTATTGGCGCAAGCGCTTCGGCGACCCCCTCAAGGACGCCGAGACCCTGGCCATGCGCGGCGGGGCCATCGTGGAGATCGGCGGCAAACCCGAGACCCTGGCCCAGATCGAGGGGCAGTACATCGGGCTCATGCGCTTCAGCGCCCAGGGCGCGCGCCAGCTGTGGGACATCTTCGACGCCTGCGCCGCGCGCGGGAGCGTCAACGGCAAGACGCCGGAAACCGCCTTCATGACCGACCTGCTGCAGGAGGCCGCCCGGGCCGGACTGCCGCTTGCGGCCGCCACCTTCCACGGCGGCTGGGTGGAGATCGACACGCCGGAGGATCTGGCCCTGCCCGAGACCACCGCGCGGGTGCGGGCCATCGCGGCCGACGTCGGCCTGCGGAAGCGGGAGGAGTAGGCGCGCCATGTGCGGCATCGCCGGATACATGATGCGCGAGCCCAGGCCCGACGCAGTGCTGGAAGCCATGGTGGAGGCCTTGTTCCATCGCGGGCCGGATGCGGCGGGCTACCTGCTGCGGCCGGGCTTCCGCGCCGGAATGCGCCGCCTGAGCATCAACGACCTGCCCGGCGGCGGCCAGCCCCTGTACAACGAGGACCGCTCCGCAGCCCTGCTGTACAACGGGGAGATCTACAACTCGCCCGAGCTGCGCCGCGACTTGGAAAAACGCGGGCACCGCTTCGCCACCCGCTCGGACGGCGAGGTCATCTGCCACCTGTGGGAGGAGGAGGGCGAGGCGCTCTTCGACCGCCTGGACGGCATGTTCGCCGCCGCCCTGTGGATCGAGCCGGAGCAGAAGCTCATCCTCGCGCGCGACATTCCCGGCGAGAAGCCGCTGTACTACGCGCAGCTCTCGGAAACCGAGTTGGCCTTCGCCTCGGAGCTCAAAAGCCTGCTGCGCCTGGATATTCTGGACCGGGGACTAGACCTGCAGGCCCTGTGGGACTTCCCCACCTTCCTCTGGGTGCCGGAGCCCGCCACCGGCCTGCGCGCGGTGCGCGCCCTGCCGCGCGGGCACCTGCTGGTGGCCGACGCCTCGGGCATCCGCCTGCGGGCCTACGCCGGGCCGCATCCCCTCGCGGCCGACCCGGCCCCGCTCTCCGACGCGGAGGCCGTGGCCGAGACGCGCAGGGTGGTGACCCGCGCCGTGGAGAGCCGCCTGCTCTCCGACGTGCCCGTGGGGGCCTTCCTCTCCGGCGGGCTGGACAGCTCCATCGTGGCCACCCTCGCCGCCGCGCGCCTGCCCAGGCTCTCCACCTTCACCATCGGCTTCGAGGACGTGGCCGACCCCTACCACGGCCGCGCGGACGAGTCGCCCCAGGCCGAGGCGCTGGCCCGGCGAATCGGCTCCGAGCACCACACCATCCGCGTCGCGGCCGACGATTTCCGCGCCGGCCTGCGCGACTTCTGCCGCTACGGCGACCTGCCCTTCTCCGTGTCCTCTGGCCTGGGGGTGCTGGCCGTGTGCGGGGCCGCGCGCCAGGCGGGCATAAAGGTGCTGCTCAGCGGCGACGGCGCGGACGAATGCTTCGGCGGCTATTCCTGGTACGCCCACCTGGACCGGCTGGGGCCTGCGCCCGCGCCCGGACCAGACCCCTTGTCCGGGCCAGAGGGGGACATCTCGTTCCAGAGCGTGGGGCTGAACCTGGAGGAGCGCCTGCGCGCCATGGAGGCCTGCGCCCTGCCCGGCCGCCTGTGGGCCTGGCACTACTACGCGTCCGAGGCCGACAAGGCCCGGCTCTTCCATCCGGACGTGGCGGCGGCGGCGCACAATTCCCTGCGTCATTTTCCCGTCAGCGGGGACGGCCCGTGGACCCCGCGCCAGACCATCGCCCAGGACCGGGGCATGTATTTCCCGCAGGAGATGCTGCGCAAGGCCGACCGCATGAGCATGGCCCGCTCCGTGGAGGCGCGCGTGCCCTTTGCCGCGCCGGAGGTGCTGGCCCTTTCCGGGCGCTTGTCCTACCGGCAGATGGTGCGCAGCGGCGAGCTCAAGTGGGCGCTGCGCCGGGCCTTCGAGGACGCGCTGCCGCCGGAGGTGGTCTCGCGGCCCAAGCACGGCTTCAACGTGCCCATAGACCACTGGCTGCGCGGCCAATGGGCCGACCTGGTGGACGAAGGCCTGGGGCCGGGCTCGCGCCTTGCGCGCGAGGGCCTTGTGCGCAAGGATGCGGCGGACGCCGCCCGCGCCCTGCTGGCCGACCCGCAGCGCCTGTGCGGCCACACGGTCTTTTCCCTCATCACCCTGAACATCTGGCTGGAAGAGGCGGACACATGGAAATAATCGCGGAGATCGGGCAGAACCACAACGGCGACATGGCCCTTGCCGTGGAGCTTATCCACGCCGCCAAAGAGGCCGGGGCCGACGTGGCCAAGTTCCAGGTCTACGATGCGCGCGCCCTGTTCCCCAGGGAGAACAACCCCTGGTATGACTACAACCTGTCCACGGAGCTTTCCCGCGGGCAGGTGCTGCTTTTGGCCGAGGCCTGCGCGCGCGCGGGCATCGAGTTCATGGCCTCGGTGTTCAGCCCGGAGCTGGTGCCCCTGCTGGAGGAGGCCGGGGTGCGCCGCTACAAGGTGGCCTCGCGCTCCGTGCGCGAGGGCGCGCTCATGGCCGCCCTGGCCGCCACGGGCAAGCCGCTTCTGGTGTCGCTCGGCATGTGGGACGGCCCGGACTTTCCCCAGGTGCCCACAAGCGCCCCGGTAGGATTCTTGCATTGCATTGCCAGGTACCCCGCCCGGCTGGAGGACCTGCGCCTGGGCCAGGTGGATTTCAGCCGCTACGCCGGGTTCTCGGACCACAGCGAGGGCATCACCGCCGCCATGGCGGCGCTCTCGCGCGGGGCGGGCATAGTGGAGAAGCACTTCACGCTGGACAAGAACATGTACGGGCCGGACCATGTGTGCAGCATGACCCCGGACGAATTGCGGGAGCTGTGCCGCTTCCGCTCGGAGCTGGCCCGCTGCCTGTAGGATTGCCATGAGCAACGCGCCCAAGGTCTCGGTCTACATCGCCGCGCGCAACTGCGCCAAGTACCTGGAAGCCGCCATAGAAAGCGTGCTGCGCCAGAGCATGTCCGGCTGGGAGCTGCTCATCTTCGACGACAACTCCACGGACCGCACGCAGGCGGTGTTGGACCTGTACCGGGGCGTTCCCGGCGTGCGCCTGTTCCGCACGGAAGGTGTGGGCCTGCCCGGGGTGTGCAACCTGGCCAGCGCCGAGGCGCGCGGCGAGTATCTCATCCGCCTGGACGGCGACGACGTGTTCGAGGAGAACATCCTGCTCGTGCTGGCGAACCACCTGGACGCCAACCCGGACGTGGCGCTGGTGTTTCCGGACTACTACCTCATCGACGAGCAGGGCGACTTCATCTCGCTGAGCCGCACGCCCAGGCTCTTTGAGCGCAACCACGCCACGGACCTGCCGCCCAACGGAGCCTGCACCATGATCCGCAGGCGCATATTGCAGGAATGCGGCGGCTACCGCGAGGACCTGGGCGCACAGGACGGCTTCGACCTGTGGACCAAGCTCAAGGGGAGCCACAAGTCGGCCAACGTCAACCTGCCGCTGTTCTACTATCGCCGCCACGGGAGCAACCTCACCAACGACCACGGCCGCATCTTCCACGCCCGGCGCGAAATCAAGCGCGAAATGGCGCAGGAAGCCATGCGCGGCCAGGGGCCGTTTTTGGCCGTCATTCCCTGCCGCCGCCACTTCGACTTCCTCCCCGACCTCTGGAACGAGCGCATCAACGGCCACACCCTGCTGGACCTGGCCATCCTCGCCTGCGCGGGGTCGCCGCTCTACGACACGATCATCGTGAGCTGCGACAACCCCGAGGCCGAGGACACCGTGCGCCGCCACGCCGACCCCAGGCTCCGCTTCCACCTGCGCGACCCCAAGGACACCATCCGCTCGCGCAGCGTGGCCCACACCCTGGAAACCGTGGCCAGGCTCCACGACCCGGAGCTTTCCGGCGTCACCACGCTGAACTACATCCACACCCCCTTCGTCACCACGCAGACGCTGGAGGAGTCGGTCTTCACCCTGGCGCTCAACGGTGCGGACAGCTCCTACGGGGTGGAGAAGGTCATCTCGCCGGTGTTCAAAAGAAACGCCCACGGCTTCGAGATGCTGAACCCCCGGCGCGAGTTCGCCAGCGACTTCGACTCCGTGTACCTGGAGTCCTGCGCCTTCGTGACCTCGCGCTCGCGCCTCTTCGCCACGGGCGCGCTGTCCGGGCCGCTGGTGGTCAACTTCCTCATGCCCGGCGACGAAAGCTTCATCATCAACTCCCGGCGCGCGCTGGACATGGCGCGGGTCATCTACAAGGACCGCAAGGACGGCGCCGCATGAGCCTGCCAGACGCCCTGCGCTCGCACTACTGGACCTGGCGGCTGCGGCTGGCCGGGGCCGCCGTGGGCCGCAACCTGCGCGTGCAGGGGCCCCTGCGCATCCTGCTGCGCGATGGCGCGAGCCTCAAAAATCTCCACGTTGGCGACGACGTGACCCTGGGCGGAACCACCTACCTGCGGATGCGCGCGGGCGGCCGCGTGCGCATCGGCCAGCGCGTGTCGCTCGGCACCGAGGTCTGGCTCGTCGCGGCGAACGCGGCCCTGCTGGAGCTGGGCGACGACGTGCAAGTGGGCAGCTACTGCCTGCTCAACGGCGGGCACGGGCTTTCCATCGGGGCGGATTCCTGGCTGGCGGGCTTCGTGTACCTGAACAGCTCGGACCACAAGATCGAGCCGGGTCGGCTCATCCGCGAGCAGGGCTACACGGGCGCGGCAATCGCCATCGGGCCGGACAACTGGCTGGGCGGCCACAGCTTCATCTGCAAGGGCGTGCGCACCGGGCGCGGCGTCGTGGTGGGGGCCGGGGCCGTGGTCACCAAATCCTTCGGCGACGAGGCCATCGTCGCGGGCAATCCCGCGCGCCTGCTGCGCCGCCGAGGAGAACCCAGGCGCGGACAATCCGCAACCGAGGCGCGCCATGACGCATAGCGCAAGCATTGAAAACCCCATGCGGCCCTTCTTCATCCCCGGCTCTTACTCCTTCATGCGGCCGGAACTCATCGAGCAGGGGCGGCAGGACTTTCCGCTCATGCTGAACATCGAGCCCACGCTCAACTGCAACCTGCGCTGCTTCATGTGCCCGGCCCACAACGAGGGCTCGCGCGGGCGGATGCGCCGGGCCAGGGGCTTCATGGACTGGGGGCTCTTCACCCGGCTCATGGACGAATGCGCGGCCGAAGGCCCGGTGCTGGTGCTGAACATGCACAAGGACGGCGAAAGCACCCTGCATCCGCGCTTCGCCGACATGCTGGCCTACGCGCGCAAAAAGAACGCCGCCAGGATCATCCATTTCAACACCAACGCCAGCTTCGACGACCCCGGCCTGGTGGACGCCATTCTCGAATCCGGCGTGGACGACATCTCCTTGAGCATCGACGCCTTCGAGCCGGAGACCTTCCGCAAGGTCAAGGGGCGCGACCTCTTCGGCCAGGTGCTGGCCAACTGCCACGCTTTTTTCGAACGCCGCGCGGCGCTCGGGCTCGACCGGCCCTTCATCCGCGCCAAGATGCTGGGCGCGCCGGAACTGGCCGGGGAGTTCGCCCGCTTCGCCGAGTACTGGGGCCCAATCGCCGATGAAGTCCAGGTGCAGCCCCTGCACAACTTCGCCGGGGGGCTTGGGGCCGTGCGCAAAACGGAAGCCAAGGCCCGCCACGCCTGCGAATTTCCGTTCTTTTCCACCGCAGTGAACTGGGACGGCGGCGTGACCCTGTGCCACCGCGACTGCTTCGGCGAGGACATCCTGGGCGATGTGAGCGCCGCGAGCATCCGCGAGGTCTACACGGGCGCGCGCTACCGCGCCTACCGCCTGGCCCTGGCCCAGGGCCGCGCGCACGAGCTGCCGTTGTGCGCCGGGTGCGACAACTGGAGCGACGGCCCCCGGCTTCCGGAGGCCCTGCTGGACAGGCTCTGCGGGGGGGAAGGCTAGCCATGCGCACGGTGGCCATAATCCAGGCGCGCACGGGCTCCACGCGCCTGCCCGGCAAGGTGCTGGCCGACCTGTGCGGCAGGCCGCTTTTGTGCCGCGTGCTGGAGCGCGTGGCCGCCTGCCCCGGCATCGAGGCCATGGTGGTGGCCACCACCACCCTGCCCGGCGACGAGGCGCTCGCGCCCCTGGCGCGCCAGGCCGGGGCGGACCTGTTCCGAGGCTCGGCCGACGACGTGCTGGAGCGCTACGCCCTGGCCGCCCGCGAGGCCCGCGCCGACGTGGTGGTGCGCATCACCGCCGACGACCCCTTCAAGGACCCCGGCGTCATGGCCGCGCTGCTGGACGACTTCGCCTCCGGCGGGGCGGACTACGTGAGCAACACCATCACGCCCAGCTATCCCGAGGGGCTGGACACGGAGGTGTTCTCCCGCGAGGCGCTGGAGCGCGCCCACCGCGAGGCCCGCAAGCCTTTCGAGCGCGAGCACGTCACCCCGCACATCTGGATGCGGCCGCAGGACTTCCGCCTGCGCAACCTCCTCGCCCCGCGCGATCTTTCGGGCTTGCGCCTCACGGTGGACACCCCGGCGGACCTGGCGCTCGCCCGCGCCCTGTATGCGGAGCTGCTGCGGCTCGGCAGAACGTTTTTCCTCGACGATGTCCTCGCCCTGCTGGAATCCCGGCCGGACATCCTGGCCCTGATGCCGGACGTGCCCCGCAACCTGGGGCTCACGCTTTCCATGGAGAAGTCCTGATGAAACGCCTTGGCGGAAACGAGAAGAAATATTTGGACGAGGTGCTGGAGCACGAGTTCCGCACCACGAAGAACTCCTTCATGACCGGACGCTTCGAGCAGGCCTTCGCCAAACGCTTCGGGGCTCCCTACGCCATAGCCCACGTCAGCGGCACGGCGGCCCTGCACACCGCCATGGCCGCCGCCGGGGTCGGCCAGGGCGACGAGGTCATCGCCCCGCCGCTGACCATGGCCAGCACCTCCATGACGGCCGTGTACCAGCAGGCCGTACCCGTGTTCGCCGACGTGGACCCGGACACCCTGACCCTGGACCCCGCCAGCGTGGAGGCGCGCATAACCGGGCGCACCAAGGCCATCGTGGCCGTGGCCCTCTACGGGCTGCCCCCGGACATGGACGCGCTCATGGCCGTGGCGCGCAAGCACGGAATCATGGTCATCGAGGACAACGCCCAGTGCTTTCTGGGCCAGTGCCGGGGCAGACTGGCGGGGACCATGGGCCACATGGCCTGCTTCAGCTTCCAGGCCTCCAAGCACATGACCGCGGGCGAGGGCGGCCTGGTGCTCACCGCCGACGAGCGCCTGGGCGACGCCGTGCGCCAGCTCTCCATCCTGGGCTACGACATCGTCAGCGCCAAACAGGGGCTCATCACCAAGGAATTTCTGCAGAACCCGGCCTTCGCCCGGCACGCCATCCTGGGCTTCAAGTACCGTATGCCCGACCTGTGCGCCGCGGTATGCCTGGCCCAGCTGGAACGGCTGGAGGAGCTGGTGGAGCGCCGCCGCAGAAACGCGGGCCTCCTCCTCAAGGCCCTGGAGGGCTGCTCCTGGCTCACCCCCCAGCGCACGCCGGAGGGCTTCGTCCACGCGTACTACGCCCTGGCCGCGCGCCTGCGCACGGAGCTGGTGGACTTCACCTGGGCGGACTTCCGGCGCGAGTTCCTGGCCAAGGGCGGCGACCCCTTCTACGCCGCCTGGCGCATGACCTTCGACGAACCCCTGTGGGACACGGGCGATCCGCTGCTCTCCCATGTGCTGGCGCACCCCCTGTGGGCCGGGGACTTCCGCGCCGCCTGGGCCGCGCGCTGCCCCAACGCCAAGGCCGCGCAAGGGCAGATCGTGCAGTTCAAGACCAACTTTTTCGAGGACGCGGAAGCCGAAGCCCAGGCCGAAGCCCTGGCCGAAACCGTGCGCCTGTTCAACGGGAGATAGGCCCGCCCATGCGCTACTGCACGCGCTGCGTCCAGCCCGACACGCGGCCGGGCATCGTCTTTGACGAGGAAGGGGTGTGCCCGGCCTGCCGCTTCGCCCAGGAGGACCCCCACGTGGACTGGACCGCCCGCCGGGCGGAGCTGGAGGAGATCTGCGCCTTCGCGCGGCGGCACAACGTCTCCGGCTACGACTGCATCGTGGGCGTGTCCGGCGGCAAGGACAGCACGCGGCAGGCCGTGTTCATCAAGGAAGAAATGGGCCTGAACCCGCTTTTGGTGTGCTGCTCCTACCCGCCGGAGCAACTGGCCGAGCGCGGGGCGCGCAACCTGTCCAACCTGGTGTCCCTGGGCTTCGACTGCCTCACCGTGCAGCCCGCGCCCGGCACCTGGAAGACGCTGATGCGCGAAGGCTTCCGCCGCTTCGGCAACTGGGCGAAATCCACGGAGATGGCGCTGTACACCAGCGCGCCCAAGGCGGCCATCGCCTACCAGATTCCGGTCATTTTTCTGGGCGAAAACCCGGCCATAACCGCAGGCGCGCTGGAGGTGGGTTCCACCACAGGCGACGCCAGCCGCATGAAGCACTGCCACACCCTCAAGGGCGGGCCGCAGGCCCTGACCCCGGAGGGCATGGGCGAGGAGGAGCTGTTCTGGTACCAGTACTGCTCCGACGACGACATGGAGCTGGGGCGGCTCAAGGTGGTCTACATGGGCTACTACATCGAGGGCTTCACCAAGCGGGAGAACGCGGCCTTCTCCATGGCGCGCGGGCTGGAGATCCGCACGGACCCCCCGGAGGACATCGGCGACATCACCGGGCACGAGGCCCTGGACGAGGACTTCGTGGTGGTGAACCAGATGTTCAAGCACCTCAAGTTCGGCTTCGGCAAGGTGACGGAGCAGGTCAGCGAAGAAATCCGCCTGGGCCGCATGACCAGGGCCGAGGGCATCGAGCTGGTGCGCAAGTACGACGGCACATGCGCCCCGCGCTTCATTGCGGCCTTCTGCCGCTACCTGGAAATCTCCGAGGCCGAGTTCTGGGAGGTGGCCGAGCGCTTCCGCAACAAGGACATCTGGCGCAAGGGGCCGGACGGCGCCTGGGAGCTGGCCGCCAGCTTTGGGGAGGGCGCGTGAAACGCATCCTCGTGGTGGACTACGGGGTGGGCAACCTGCAATCGGTTTCCAACGCCCTGCGCTTTTTGGGCTACCGCCACGCGGTCTCGGCCCAGGCCGCCGCCCTGGACGCGGCGGACGCGTATATCCTGCCCGGCGTGGGGGCCTTTGCCCAGGGCATGGG from Humidesulfovibrio mexicanus harbors:
- a CDS encoding DegT/DnrJ/EryC1/StrS family aminotransferase, which codes for MKRLGGNEKKYLDEVLEHEFRTTKNSFMTGRFEQAFAKRFGAPYAIAHVSGTAALHTAMAAAGVGQGDEVIAPPLTMASTSMTAVYQQAVPVFADVDPDTLTLDPASVEARITGRTKAIVAVALYGLPPDMDALMAVARKHGIMVIEDNAQCFLGQCRGRLAGTMGHMACFSFQASKHMTAGEGGLVLTADERLGDAVRQLSILGYDIVSAKQGLITKEFLQNPAFARHAILGFKYRMPDLCAAVCLAQLERLEELVERRRRNAGLLLKALEGCSWLTPQRTPEGFVHAYYALAARLRTELVDFTWADFRREFLAKGGDPFYAAWRMTFDEPLWDTGDPLLSHVLAHPLWAGDFRAAWAARCPNAKAAQGQIVQFKTNFFEDAEAEAQAEALAETVRLFNGR
- a CDS encoding N-acetyl sugar amidotransferase, encoding MRYCTRCVQPDTRPGIVFDEEGVCPACRFAQEDPHVDWTARRAELEEICAFARRHNVSGYDCIVGVSGGKDSTRQAVFIKEEMGLNPLLVCCSYPPEQLAERGARNLSNLVSLGFDCLTVQPAPGTWKTLMREGFRRFGNWAKSTEMALYTSAPKAAIAYQIPVIFLGENPAITAGALEVGSTTGDASRMKHCHTLKGGPQALTPEGMGEEELFWYQYCSDDDMELGRLKVVYMGYYIEGFTKRENAAFSMARGLEIRTDPPEDIGDITGHEALDEDFVVVNQMFKHLKFGFGKVTEQVSEEIRLGRMTRAEGIELVRKYDGTCAPRFIAAFCRYLEISEAEFWEVAERFRNKDIWRKGPDGAWELAASFGEGA